The sequence CCAGTACGTGAGGTGGCGCGATCACGCGCGGCGGTCAGTGCCGCGTTCGCCCCGCTCAGCGACGAAGGCGAGTCGGTGCAGCCGCTGGACTGAATTTGCCAGGCGCTGCAGCACCATGCGTCCGTCGACGGTCAGTTCAAGGCCGACGAACTGAAGTGCCAGGTTGAGGGCGCCGGATTCATCGGTGCGGGCGCCGCGGTAGCGCGCGTCCACCAGGATCGGTGAGCGGCCGTCCGGCAGGTGCATCTCAACGCCGATGGTCTGCTCCATGACCCATTCCGGCGGGGCGGGATGATGGAGGCGCACCAGCGCGCCCCCGCACGAAAGGTCACACAAGTCGCCGGAGATGACCTGCAGGGCTTCGGTCTGGGCGCGCGCGCGGGCCAGGACGCCGCCGGCCCAGATGCTGACGTTCAGTGGCATCTCCGCCGGGATCGGCGTGCGGAAATACGCACGCCGCTGCAACTCGGTCATGCCGTCCGGCCAGCGATAGCGGATCGCGGGCACGGTGGTCTGGTCGTCGAGGACGAAGTGCCCCTTGGCCTCGACGATGGTCGCGAAGAGCAGTTTGCGGCTCCGCTGCCGGAAGCTGACGCCCAGGTATTGTCCGGGTGCGACCGCCGGCAGGGGGTGGTCGTCCACGGCCTGGTAGTCGAGCACGAAGAAGCGGCGTTGGGCATCGCGCTCAAGGAAGCGCGACTTGAACGAGTACCACTCGTGGCCGTCCTGGAAGGTCAGCACCGCCAGGGCGCGTTCCTGCACGGCACGATCAAAGATCGCGGACGCGTCGAGCGGGGTGAGCATGCGCCGGGGCTTCATGGCTGGCCCTCCGATTCCGTCAGGCGCGCCGCCTCGTCCTGCAGGGCGTTGCGCAACCGCTCCAGCAAGGCTTCATGGCCGGCAGCGACGAACTCGAAACCAATGATCACGTGACCTTCCTCGCGGCAGCGTGTCTTGCTGCAGGCGATCGCCGGCAGGCTGTACACATCCTCGCCCCAGGGCAGGACGAACTCGACGCGCACCTCGTCGCCGATGAAGAGGACGTCGTCGATGTCCGTGCTGATCACGCGACAGGCCACGCCGTGCGGGCCGATGTTCGACATGATCGCCACGAACGGTGGCTGGGCCGCCGGGACGAAGAACCGCACGGGCACCGGGTCCACCGGTGCGTGCCGCGCAAAGCGCCGGCGGTT comes from Phycisphaerae bacterium and encodes:
- a CDS encoding PilZ domain-containing protein, coding for MLVTLDLTERQAHRVLAQAVRTRAKFEIEPRPDAHSALLWGTLAGNDKGTLQVDLHDVGPNVSLAALIGAMCDVRMILSGQLCLFSTHVREVSDRTVPQRVVLAVPETIQVANRRRFARHAPVDPVPVRFFVPAAQPPFVAIMSNIGPHGVACRVISTDIDDVLFIGDEVRVEFVLPWGEDVYSLPAIACSKTRCREEGHVIIGFEFVAAGHEALLERLRNALQDEAARLTESEGQP
- a CDS encoding PilZ domain-containing protein translates to MKPRRMLTPLDASAIFDRAVQERALAVLTFQDGHEWYSFKSRFLERDAQRRFFVLDYQAVDDHPLPAVAPGQYLGVSFRQRSRKLLFATIVEAKGHFVLDDQTTVPAIRYRWPDGMTELQRRAYFRTPIPAEMPLNVSIWAGGVLARARAQTEALQVISGDLCDLSCGGALVRLHHPAPPEWVMEQTIGVEMHLPDGRSPILVDARYRGARTDESGALNLALQFVGLELTVDGRMVLQRLANSVQRLHRLAFVAERGERGTDRRA